The Candidatus Binatia bacterium genome has a window encoding:
- the korB gene encoding 2-oxoglutarate ferredoxin oxidoreductase subunit beta, with amino-acid sequence MPIAASPKLTRKDFVTDQDVRWCPGCGDYAILAQVQKVMPELGVPRENIVFISGIGCSSRFPYYMNTYGFHSIHGRAPAIASGLKMTRPELSVWVVTGDGDGLSIGGNHLIHILRRNVDVNILLFNNRIYGLTKGQYSPTSEQGKITKSTPYGSADFPFNPISVALGAQATFVARSIDVEAKHLQDILLRAYQHKGTAFVEILQNCNIFNDGAFASLTDKDTKSDTQLVLEHGKPLVFGSQRNKGIRMRNGTLEVVELGNGVSTSDLLVHDETDPGLAFLLSQMGPPDFPTPIGVFRAVARATYEEVVNQQIQTAKTRRPPKLDALLRQGDIWTVP; translated from the coding sequence ATGCCCATCGCAGCATCGCCGAAGTTGACGAGAAAAGACTTTGTAACGGACCAAGATGTCCGCTGGTGCCCCGGTTGTGGCGACTACGCTATTTTGGCGCAGGTTCAAAAGGTGATGCCGGAACTCGGGGTTCCCCGCGAGAACATCGTGTTCATTTCCGGCATCGGCTGTTCTAGCCGGTTCCCCTATTACATGAACACGTATGGGTTCCACTCGATCCACGGCCGGGCCCCCGCCATAGCTTCCGGGCTAAAAATGACTCGCCCGGAGCTCTCCGTATGGGTGGTGACCGGCGACGGAGATGGACTCTCCATCGGAGGCAATCACTTAATCCACATCCTGCGGCGTAACGTGGACGTAAATATCCTGCTTTTCAATAACCGAATCTACGGCCTCACCAAGGGGCAGTATTCGCCGACATCGGAGCAAGGAAAGATCACTAAATCCACACCGTACGGTTCGGCTGACTTTCCTTTCAACCCGATCTCCGTAGCTTTGGGCGCACAAGCGACGTTTGTCGCTAGAAGCATCGATGTCGAGGCCAAGCACTTGCAGGACATTCTCCTGCGCGCGTACCAACACAAAGGGACGGCCTTTGTCGAAATCCTTCAGAACTGCAACATTTTTAACGACGGTGCCTTTGCTTCACTGACGGACAAAGACACGAAAAGCGACACTCAATTGGTGCTCGAGCATGGGAAACCCCTGGTGTTCGGAAGCCAGCGCAACAAAGGCATTCGGATGCGCAATGGAACGCTCGAGGTGGTTGAACTGGGGAACGGGGTGAGCACCTCGGACCTGCTTGTCCACGACGAAACGGACCCCGGGCTTGCGTTTCTATTGAGTCAAATGGGCCCCCCAGATTTTCCCACACCCATCGGTGTCTTCCGCGCTGTCGCGCGTGCCACTTACGAGGAGGTTGTGAACCAGCAGATCCAAACGGCTAAGACGCGCCGTCCACCGAAACTGGACGCCCTCTTACGGCAAGGCGATATTTGGACTGTGCCGTGA